One segment of bacterium DNA contains the following:
- a CDS encoding fused MFS/spermidine synthase, with translation MASKKKTVNSTGDNISSKNPVNGYSRVFLAYLLITAFVCGSLIMVIEVMGSRVIGPFYGVSLFVWTSLITVTLIALALGYAIGGSLSVQRNHPDWLYGVIAVSGLMCTFIPILRTPILQMFQPLGLRMGSLASSAFLFGPTLLLLGFVSPYLVRILAHEITNVGRTAGVLYSISTMGSFIGTVLTGFYLIAFFGVDRIFQATGGLLITLSVLYLILFRKKRWALLFFIPVFMVPMPEPFVRKQLSSGVIVSEVANVDSYYGNLKVVDYDLGGFKTREMVIDGLVQGGIDKQNGQSVYGYSYFLQYLPTVIRPDGKSCLVIGLGAGITPKYYERLGIKTDVVDIDPSVVRLAREYFNFSTNGKTHIQDARYFLNTTTSKWHYIILDVFNGDTTPAHLVSREALEVVKRAMKEGGILATNLIGSLDRKTYMTASVVKTFQSVFENVDVIPLFSPETGAAFGNMIIVAYDGRPWSPDWNMIRSFPAHPLARKQLMTPLISPPRIPVHPDAIILTDNYNPVDFYDSWIRESVRRNIQMDTDWDLLTGS, from the coding sequence ATGGCCTCAAAGAAGAAAACTGTAAACAGCACAGGCGATAATATTTCATCGAAAAATCCGGTAAACGGTTACTCCCGCGTTTTCCTTGCCTATCTTCTGATAACCGCGTTCGTATGCGGCTCTCTCATCATGGTGATCGAAGTAATGGGATCGAGGGTCATCGGACCTTTCTATGGGGTCAGCCTTTTCGTCTGGACCTCCCTGATCACCGTAACGCTGATCGCACTTGCACTCGGATATGCCATCGGTGGTTCTCTTTCAGTACAACGGAACCATCCAGACTGGCTTTACGGCGTCATTGCTGTTTCCGGCCTGATGTGCACATTCATTCCGATACTGAGAACACCGATCCTTCAGATGTTCCAACCCCTTGGGTTAAGGATGGGTTCCCTGGCCAGTTCAGCCTTTCTCTTCGGACCCACGCTCCTTTTACTGGGTTTCGTTTCGCCCTACCTCGTAAGGATTCTGGCCCACGAGATCACTAACGTCGGTCGAACAGCCGGTGTGCTTTATTCGATCTCAACAATGGGGAGCTTTATCGGGACCGTTTTGACCGGTTTTTATCTGATCGCCTTTTTCGGGGTGGATCGCATCTTCCAGGCTACCGGGGGGTTGTTGATCACACTATCCGTCCTTTACCTCATCCTTTTTCGAAAAAAAAGATGGGCGCTACTGTTTTTTATCCCTGTTTTCATGGTTCCCATGCCGGAACCGTTCGTCAGAAAACAACTTTCAAGCGGTGTCATTGTCAGTGAAGTGGCCAATGTGGACAGCTATTATGGAAACCTGAAAGTCGTGGATTATGACCTTGGCGGATTCAAGACCAGGGAGATGGTCATCGACGGGCTGGTGCAAGGTGGGATCGACAAGCAAAACGGGCAATCTGTCTACGGTTACTCCTATTTCTTACAATACCTGCCCACGGTGATACGACCGGATGGGAAGAGCTGCCTCGTGATCGGATTAGGGGCAGGAATCACACCAAAATATTATGAAAGGCTAGGTATAAAGACCGATGTCGTCGATATAGACCCTTCCGTGGTCAGGCTTGCCCGTGAATATTTTAATTTCAGTACAAACGGCAAGACCCACATCCAGGATGCACGGTATTTCCTGAACACGACAACAAGCAAATGGCATTACATTATCCTGGATGTGTTCAACGGCGATACAACGCCGGCGCACCTGGTTTCCAGGGAAGCTCTCGAAGTGGTCAAAAGAGCGATGAAGGAAGGAGGCATCCTTGCAACCAACCTGATCGGAAGCCTGGACAGGAAAACCTACATGACTGCATCGGTTGTAAAGACTTTTCAATCCGTATTTGAAAATGTGGATGTGATCCCCCTGTTTTCCCCTGAAACCGGCGCCGCATTCGGAAACATGATCATCGTGGCGTACGATGGCAGGCCTTGGAGTCCGGACTGGAACATGATCAGATCCTTTCCGGCCCATCCTCTGGCCAGGAAACAGCTGATGACACCCCTCATCTCGCCGCCGAGAATACCTGTCCACCCTGATGCGATAATCCTTACCGACAACTACAACCCCGTGGATTTCTATGACAGCTGGATCAGGGAGTCTGTCCGCCGCAACATACAGATGGATACCGATTGGGATCTTCTCACCGGCTCCTGA